A region of Ramlibacter agri DNA encodes the following proteins:
- the prmA gene encoding 50S ribosomal protein L11 methyltransferase has product MFELRLLAPEERVEAVSEALDALDALSISVEDADAQTPAEQALFGEPGMPPPKEGWQRSLVVALFAEEKLAREAATLLEPQDFFAGCKLLGIQPVPDQDWVRLTQSQFEPVEITPSFWIVPTWHEPPAAAQEVIRLDPGLAFGTGTHPTTRMCLRWIANHAPRGQRVLDYGCGSGILAIGAAKFGASDIDAVDIDEAAVRSTEDNARANSVTLNAGLPDRAGGKYQTVLANILATPLKVLAPLLAAHVAPGGSLVLAGILSRQADELKAAYAPYCQLQVSDEEDGWILMTAAL; this is encoded by the coding sequence ATGTTCGAACTGCGCCTGCTGGCCCCCGAGGAACGCGTCGAAGCCGTCAGCGAGGCGCTGGACGCCCTCGACGCGCTCTCCATCTCGGTGGAGGACGCCGACGCCCAGACCCCGGCCGAACAGGCGCTGTTCGGCGAGCCCGGCATGCCGCCGCCCAAGGAGGGCTGGCAGCGTTCGCTGGTGGTGGCCCTGTTTGCCGAGGAGAAGCTCGCACGCGAAGCAGCCACGCTGCTGGAGCCGCAGGACTTCTTCGCCGGCTGCAAGCTGCTGGGCATCCAGCCGGTGCCCGACCAGGACTGGGTGCGGCTGACGCAATCGCAGTTCGAGCCGGTGGAGATCACGCCCAGCTTCTGGATCGTGCCGACCTGGCACGAGCCGCCGGCCGCGGCGCAGGAAGTGATCCGCCTGGATCCGGGCCTGGCCTTCGGCACCGGCACGCATCCCACCACCCGCATGTGCCTGCGCTGGATCGCCAACCATGCGCCGCGCGGCCAGCGCGTGCTGGACTACGGCTGCGGCTCGGGCATCCTCGCCATCGGCGCGGCCAAGTTCGGCGCGAGCGATATCGACGCGGTCGACATCGACGAGGCGGCGGTGCGCTCCACCGAGGACAACGCCCGCGCCAACAGCGTGACGCTGAACGCGGGCCTGCCCGATCGCGCCGGCGGCAAGTACCAGACCGTGCTGGCCAACATCCTGGCCACGCCCTTGAAGGTGCTGGCGCCGCTGCTTGCGGCGCATGTGGCCCCGGGCGGCTCGCTGGTGCTGGCCGGCATCCTGTCGCGCCAGGCCGACGAACTGAAGGCGGCCTACGCCCCCTATTGCCAGCTGCAGGTGAGCGACGAAGAGGACGGCTGGATCCTCATGACGGCCGCCCTGTAA
- a CDS encoding DUF3426 domain-containing protein: MSLTTSCPACGTTFRVVPDQLKISEGWVRCGHCSEVFDATANLAEEVVAPDAPGPAAPALPPQPPALDDAIRAWEATGTAGLSQPASLSGPTPGFASSPVPLAPPPAATVPPPAPVTAPEPVASAAGPRSRPMPLATLAGSARPSRDFPLDSQAPEPTELDEPFVFRRSDLLESDAGPSVYPPSGPHMDSRLPSEDDEEAEATALREVSFVRHARRKAFWKRPLVRVFLTLLLLALAALLALQYAWQERDRLALLQPQLRPALGLMCERLHCTLGPPRQIESVVIDSSGFNRLRNDTYKLSFALRNTARTDVAMPSLELTLTDAQDQPLLRRVLAPADLGARDAAIAAGSDWSGAVGIVVNTSGGSRVAGYRLLAFYP, from the coding sequence ATGAGCCTGACCACCAGCTGTCCCGCCTGCGGCACGACTTTCCGCGTCGTGCCCGACCAGCTGAAGATTTCCGAAGGCTGGGTGCGCTGCGGCCATTGCTCCGAGGTGTTCGACGCCACGGCCAACCTCGCCGAGGAAGTGGTGGCGCCCGACGCGCCGGGCCCGGCTGCGCCCGCCCTGCCGCCGCAGCCGCCGGCCCTGGACGACGCCATTCGCGCGTGGGAGGCCACGGGCACGGCCGGCCTCAGCCAGCCCGCCAGCCTGTCCGGCCCGACCCCCGGCTTTGCAAGCAGCCCGGTGCCGCTGGCGCCACCGCCCGCGGCGACCGTGCCGCCGCCGGCCCCGGTCACCGCCCCCGAGCCCGTCGCATCGGCTGCGGGCCCGCGTTCGCGGCCCATGCCGCTGGCGACGCTGGCCGGCTCGGCACGGCCCTCGCGCGACTTCCCCCTGGACAGCCAGGCGCCCGAACCCACCGAGCTGGACGAGCCTTTCGTGTTCCGCCGCTCCGACCTGCTGGAAAGCGACGCCGGGCCCTCGGTCTATCCGCCCTCCGGCCCGCACATGGACAGCCGCCTGCCCTCGGAAGACGACGAGGAGGCCGAAGCCACGGCGCTGCGGGAGGTCTCCTTCGTGCGGCACGCGCGCCGCAAGGCCTTCTGGAAGCGCCCGCTGGTGCGCGTGTTCCTCACCCTGCTGCTGCTTGCGCTGGCCGCCCTGCTGGCGCTGCAATACGCCTGGCAGGAGCGCGACCGGCTCGCGCTGCTGCAGCCGCAGCTGCGGCCCGCGCTGGGCCTCATGTGCGAACGGCTGCACTGCACGCTGGGCCCGCCGCGGCAGATCGAATCGGTGGTGATCGACAGTTCCGGCTTCAACCGGCTGCGCAACGACACCTACAAGCTCAGCTTCGCGCTGCGCAACACCGCCCGCACGGACGTGGCCATGCCTTCGCTGGAGCTCACGCTCACCGACGCGCAGGACCAGCCGCTGCTGCGCCGCGTGCTGGCGCCCGCGGACCTGGGCGCGCGCGACGCCGCCATCGCCGCCGGCTCCGACTGGAGCGGCGCGGTGGGCATCGTGGTCAACACCAGCGGGGGCAGCCGGGTCGCCGGCTACCGCCTGCTGGCCTTCTATCCCTGA
- a CDS encoding carbohydrate kinase family protein yields the protein MAAVICGSLAFDTIMTFEGRFAEQILPDQLHILNVSFLVPSLRRDFGGCAGNIAYSLKLLGGEPLPMGAVGNDGTDYLVRLQQLGISTDFVRQVQGTYTAQAMIMTDRDNNQITAFHPGAMMNAHEVQVTPRSDIKLGMISPDGREAMLQHAAQFKAAGIPFVFDPGQGLPMFDGPELARFIEQSTWVTVNDYEGKMLSERTGWSSAEISKRTQGLVVTLGGEGCEVWINGEKTHVPPVQAAAVVDPTGCGDAWRGALLFGLEQGWSLAKCAALGNQVGAIKIASRGPQNYSLEGVRR from the coding sequence ATGGCAGCAGTCATCTGCGGATCCCTTGCCTTCGACACCATCATGACCTTCGAAGGCCGCTTCGCCGAGCAGATCCTGCCGGACCAGCTGCACATCCTCAACGTGTCCTTCCTGGTGCCCTCGCTGCGGCGCGACTTCGGCGGCTGCGCCGGCAACATCGCCTACAGCCTGAAGCTGCTGGGCGGCGAGCCGCTGCCCATGGGCGCGGTGGGCAACGACGGCACCGACTACCTGGTGCGCCTGCAGCAACTGGGGATCAGCACGGACTTCGTGCGCCAGGTGCAGGGCACCTACACCGCGCAGGCCATGATCATGACCGACCGCGACAACAACCAGATCACGGCCTTCCACCCGGGCGCGATGATGAACGCGCACGAGGTGCAGGTCACGCCGCGCAGCGACATCAAGCTGGGCATGATCTCGCCGGACGGCCGCGAAGCCATGCTGCAGCACGCGGCGCAGTTCAAGGCGGCCGGCATCCCCTTCGTGTTCGACCCGGGCCAGGGCCTGCCGATGTTCGACGGTCCCGAGCTGGCGCGCTTCATCGAGCAGTCGACCTGGGTCACCGTGAACGACTACGAAGGCAAGATGCTCAGCGAGCGCACCGGCTGGAGCAGCGCCGAGATCTCGAAGCGCACGCAGGGCCTGGTGGTCACGCTGGGCGGCGAGGGCTGCGAGGTGTGGATCAACGGCGAGAAGACCCACGTGCCGCCGGTGCAGGCCGCCGCGGTGGTGGACCCCACGGGCTGCGGCGACGCCTGGCGCGGCGCGCTGCTGTTCGGCCTGGAGCAGGGCTGGTCGCTGGCGAAGTGCGCGGCGCTGGGCAACCAGGTCGGCGCGATCAAGATCGCGAGCAGGGGGCCGCAGAACTATTCGCTTGAGGGGGTCCGGCGTTGA
- a CDS encoding SDR family oxidoreductase has translation MNDLFSLQGRVALVTGGSRGIGRMIAAGYLRQGARVYISARKAQACDATARELSALGTCISLPADVSGMEGVQALAAEIEKREPHLDILVNNAGAAWGESFDSFPEKGWDKVVDLNMKTPFFLTQALHGALKRAARPERPAKVINIASIDGISVNMWETYSYSASKAGLIHLTRRMALRLAQDHIVMSAIAPGPFASEMNKEARDHGEEVAKHVPAGRIGNDDDMAGAAIFLASRAGDYVLGETLVVDGGVTHARR, from the coding sequence ATGAACGACCTCTTCTCGCTGCAAGGCCGGGTGGCGCTGGTAACCGGCGGCTCGCGCGGCATCGGCCGCATGATCGCGGCAGGCTACCTGCGCCAGGGCGCGCGCGTCTACATCTCGGCGCGCAAGGCGCAAGCCTGCGACGCGACGGCGCGCGAGCTGTCCGCGCTGGGCACCTGCATCTCGCTGCCCGCCGACGTGTCCGGCATGGAAGGCGTGCAGGCGCTGGCCGCGGAGATCGAGAAGCGCGAGCCGCACCTCGACATCCTCGTCAACAACGCCGGCGCTGCCTGGGGCGAGAGCTTCGACAGCTTCCCGGAAAAGGGCTGGGACAAGGTGGTGGACCTGAACATGAAGACGCCCTTCTTCCTGACCCAGGCGCTGCACGGAGCGCTGAAGCGCGCGGCAAGGCCGGAGCGGCCGGCCAAGGTGATCAACATCGCCTCGATCGACGGCATCTCCGTCAACATGTGGGAGACCTACTCGTACAGCGCCAGCAAGGCGGGCCTGATCCACCTGACCAGGCGCATGGCGCTGCGGCTGGCGCAGGACCACATCGTGATGAGCGCGATCGCGCCCGGGCCCTTCGCCTCCGAGATGAACAAGGAAGCGCGCGACCACGGCGAGGAGGTCGCGAAGCACGTGCCCGCCGGGCGCATCGGCAACGACGACGACATGGCAGGCGCGGCGATCTTCCTGGCATCGCGGGCCGGGGACTACGTGCTGGGCGAGACGCTCGTCGTGGACGGCGGCGTCACGCACGCACGGCGGTGA
- a CDS encoding MBL fold metallo-hydrolase translates to MLRHGFVSLAAAALLLAGCAARSPNAGAILQQADATMGGAQLRTLRYAGSGTGATYGQAYLPGGDWPRITIPSYTRWVDYGNAALREDSVRTRAEPTGGGALPPLGTGEQRTSAWLRGEQAWNVANNQPAPAPVALDARIHDLWTTPHGAVKAALRRPATLRDEGGASVVEFEEPGRFKAKLWITDGLVQRIDSVVPNPVTGDTAVTTFYSGWRDWAGVRFPSRIQQRQGGGEVLDLAITEVQANPPLAIEVPPGMNFADRVEVQKVADGVWFLGGGSHNSVLVEFADHLLLVESPLYDGRAQAVLAAAKQLAPGKEVRYVLDSHHHFDHAGGLRAAAAAGATLVVHEQARPWFERAFAQANTVHPDALGQSGRRANFTGVAGQRTFSDGQRTLQVFTIEGSPHAQAFMMAWLPRERLLVEADAWTPGPPNAPPPARPNVLNVNLVENIERLKLDVDRILPLHGRVASYAELRAAAGR, encoded by the coding sequence ATGTTGCGCCATGGCTTCGTTTCCCTCGCAGCGGCGGCCCTGCTGCTGGCCGGCTGCGCCGCGCGCTCGCCGAATGCGGGCGCGATCCTGCAGCAGGCCGACGCCACCATGGGCGGCGCGCAGTTGAGGACGCTGCGCTACGCCGGCAGCGGCACCGGCGCCACCTACGGCCAGGCCTACCTGCCGGGCGGCGACTGGCCGCGCATCACCATCCCTTCCTACACGCGCTGGGTCGACTACGGCAATGCGGCGCTGCGCGAGGATTCGGTGCGCACGCGCGCCGAGCCCACCGGCGGTGGCGCGCTGCCGCCGCTGGGGACGGGCGAGCAGCGCACCTCCGCCTGGCTGCGCGGCGAGCAGGCCTGGAACGTCGCCAACAACCAGCCGGCGCCGGCGCCGGTGGCGCTGGACGCGCGCATCCACGACCTCTGGACCACGCCGCACGGCGCGGTGAAGGCGGCGCTGCGCCGGCCCGCCACCTTGCGCGACGAAGGCGGCGCGTCGGTCGTGGAGTTCGAGGAGCCGGGCCGCTTCAAGGCGAAGCTGTGGATCACGGACGGCCTGGTGCAGCGGATCGACTCGGTCGTGCCGAATCCGGTGACGGGCGACACGGCGGTGACCACGTTCTACAGCGGCTGGCGCGACTGGGCCGGCGTGCGCTTCCCCAGCCGCATCCAGCAGCGCCAGGGTGGTGGCGAGGTGCTGGACCTGGCCATCACCGAGGTGCAGGCCAATCCGCCGCTGGCGATCGAGGTGCCGCCGGGCATGAACTTCGCGGACCGGGTCGAGGTGCAGAAGGTCGCCGACGGCGTCTGGTTCCTGGGCGGCGGCTCGCACAACAGCGTGCTGGTGGAATTCGCCGACCACCTGCTGCTGGTCGAAAGCCCGCTGTACGACGGCCGCGCGCAGGCCGTGCTGGCGGCCGCGAAGCAGCTGGCGCCCGGCAAGGAGGTGCGCTACGTGCTGGATTCGCACCACCACTTCGACCATGCAGGAGGGCTGCGCGCCGCGGCTGCTGCAGGCGCGACGCTGGTGGTCCACGAGCAGGCGCGGCCCTGGTTCGAGCGGGCGTTCGCGCAGGCGAACACGGTGCATCCCGATGCGCTGGGGCAGTCGGGGCGGCGAGCGAACTTCACCGGCGTCGCCGGCCAGCGCACCTTCAGCGACGGCCAGCGCACCTTGCAGGTGTTCACGATCGAAGGCAGCCCGCATGCGCAGGCCTTCATGATGGCGTGGCTGCCGCGCGAACGCCTGCTGGTGGAAGCCGATGCCTGGACACCGGGCCCGCCGAACGCGCCGCCGCCGGCGCGGCCGAACGTGCTGAACGTGAACCTGGTGGAGAACATCGAGCGGCTGAAGCTGGATGTCGACCGCATCCTGCCGCTGCACGGGCGGGTGGCGAGCTACGCGGAGTTGCGCGCAGCCGCCGGCCGCTGA
- a CDS encoding branched-chain amino acid ABC transporter permease: protein MSTPSTSVAGDLELGAPQAPAQASTGIGKAARYTYLALLVLALLAPAIGLYPVFVMKLLCFALFACAFNLLLGFTGLLSFGHAAFFGFSAYVTGWLVKQQGWTPELGLAAGAAAGAVLGLVFGLVAIRRQGIYFAMITLALSQMVFFLCLQAPFTGGEDGLQGVERGKLFGLLPLGDDRVMYYLVLAIFVGCFLGILRVVTSPFGQVLKMIRENEPRAISLGYEVDRYKLLAFVLSASLAGLAGSLKTLVMKFATLTDVHWSMSGEVILMSLLGGVGTFFGPVVGAGVVISLQDMLADKVGEWVTVIIGVIFVVCVLAFRKGIVGELLAWRERRNTKK, encoded by the coding sequence ATGTCCACGCCCTCCACCTCCGTCGCCGGAGACCTGGAACTGGGTGCGCCGCAGGCGCCCGCGCAGGCATCCACGGGCATCGGCAAGGCCGCGCGCTACACCTACCTCGCGCTGCTGGTGCTGGCCCTGCTGGCCCCGGCGATCGGCCTGTACCCGGTGTTCGTGATGAAGCTGCTGTGCTTCGCGCTGTTCGCCTGCGCCTTCAACCTGCTGCTCGGTTTCACCGGCCTGCTGTCCTTCGGCCATGCCGCCTTCTTCGGCTTCTCGGCCTACGTCACCGGCTGGCTGGTCAAGCAGCAGGGCTGGACGCCGGAACTCGGCCTCGCGGCCGGCGCCGCCGCCGGCGCCGTGCTCGGGCTGGTGTTCGGGCTGGTGGCGATCCGCCGCCAGGGCATCTACTTCGCGATGATCACGCTGGCGCTGTCGCAAATGGTGTTCTTCCTCTGCCTGCAGGCGCCCTTCACCGGCGGCGAGGACGGCCTGCAGGGTGTCGAGCGCGGCAAGCTGTTCGGCCTGCTCCCGCTGGGCGACGACCGCGTCATGTACTACCTGGTGCTCGCCATCTTCGTGGGCTGCTTCCTGGGCATCCTGCGGGTGGTCACCTCGCCCTTCGGCCAGGTGCTGAAGATGATCCGCGAGAACGAGCCGCGCGCCATCTCGCTCGGCTACGAGGTGGACCGCTACAAGCTGCTCGCCTTCGTGCTGTCGGCCTCGCTCGCGGGCCTCGCCGGCTCGCTGAAAACGCTGGTGATGAAGTTCGCGACGCTGACCGACGTGCACTGGTCGATGTCCGGCGAAGTGATCCTGATGAGCCTGCTGGGCGGCGTCGGCACCTTCTTCGGCCCGGTCGTGGGCGCCGGCGTGGTGATCTCGCTGCAGGACATGCTGGCCGACAAGGTCGGCGAGTGGGTCACCGTGATCATCGGCGTGATCTTCGTCGTCTGCGTGCTGGCCTTCCGCAAGGGCATCGTGGGCGAGCTGCTGGCCTGGCGCGAGCGCCGCAACACGAAGAAGTGA
- a CDS encoding branched-chain amino acid ABC transporter permease — protein sequence MEIFGIPLQAFLGQLMLGLVNGAFYAMLSLGLAVIFGLLDIVNFAHGALYMVGAFVAWILMDKWGISYWWALLLAPLAVGILGALIERLFLKRLYGLDPLYGLLLTFGLALILEGVFRKQYGVSGQAYPVPDLLSGASNLGFMILPNYRAWVVVASIAVCLATWFLIERTRLGAYLRAGTENAKLVQAFGVNVPLMVTLTYGAGAALAGLAGVLAAPIIQVTPLMGSNLIIVVFAVVVIGGMGSIMGSVITGLLLGVVEGFTRVFYPEASNIVVFVIMAIVLMVRPAGLFGKEA from the coding sequence ATGGAAATCTTCGGAATCCCCCTCCAGGCCTTCCTCGGCCAGCTGATGCTGGGCCTGGTCAACGGCGCCTTCTACGCCATGCTCAGCCTGGGCCTGGCGGTGATCTTCGGGCTGCTGGATATCGTGAACTTCGCGCACGGCGCCCTCTACATGGTGGGCGCCTTCGTCGCGTGGATCCTGATGGACAAGTGGGGCATCAGCTACTGGTGGGCGCTGCTGCTGGCGCCGCTGGCGGTGGGCATCCTCGGCGCCCTCATCGAGCGGCTGTTCCTCAAGCGCCTGTACGGCCTCGACCCGCTGTACGGCCTGCTCCTCACTTTCGGCCTGGCGCTGATCCTGGAAGGCGTCTTCCGCAAGCAGTACGGCGTGTCCGGCCAGGCCTATCCGGTGCCCGACCTGCTGTCCGGCGCCAGCAACCTCGGCTTCATGATCCTGCCCAACTACCGGGCCTGGGTCGTGGTCGCTTCGATCGCCGTGTGCCTCGCGACCTGGTTCCTGATCGAGCGCACGCGCCTGGGCGCCTACCTGCGCGCCGGCACCGAGAACGCGAAGCTGGTGCAGGCCTTCGGCGTCAACGTGCCGCTGATGGTGACGCTCACCTACGGCGCCGGCGCCGCGCTGGCGGGCCTCGCCGGCGTGCTGGCCGCGCCGATCATCCAGGTGACGCCGCTCATGGGCTCCAACCTGATCATCGTGGTGTTCGCCGTCGTCGTGATCGGCGGCATGGGCTCCATCATGGGTTCCGTCATCACCGGCCTGCTGCTCGGTGTCGTGGAAGGCTTCACCCGCGTGTTCTACCCCGAGGCCTCCAACATCGTCGTCTTCGTGATCATGGCGATCGTCCTGATGGTGCGACCCGCCGGCCTGTTCGGCAAGGAGGCCTGA
- a CDS encoding ABC transporter substrate-binding protein — protein sequence MKLKTIVAALAVGFAAGGAFAQAQTGPVRIGFITDMSSLYADIDGPAGAEMIKWAIEDFGGKVLNRPIEFLSADHQNKADVAASKAREWIDNQNLAMLVGGTSSGTALAMAGVTKEKHRPYISIGAGSARLTNEDCSPYTVHYAYDTVALAKVGAGALVKAGAKKWYFLTADYAFGQSLEADASKVVKENGGTVVGSVKHPLNASDFSSFLLQAQGSKADILALANAGGDTINAMKAAKEFGITKSMKVAGLLVFINDVHSIGVANAEGLQLADSWYWNQDDESRKFAKRFFEKYKRMPSSLQAADYSAVTNYLKAVQKLGTTDADKVMAELKSMKYNDFYQKNGQVRADGRMMHEMYLFQVKSAKDSNTPWDYYKLVAKVPAEQAFTTVAESKCSLLKK from the coding sequence ATGAAACTCAAGACCATCGTGGCCGCCCTGGCCGTGGGCTTCGCCGCCGGCGGCGCTTTCGCGCAGGCCCAGACCGGCCCGGTTCGCATCGGTTTCATCACCGACATGTCCAGCCTGTACGCCGACATCGACGGCCCCGCCGGCGCCGAGATGATCAAGTGGGCGATCGAGGACTTCGGCGGCAAGGTGCTGAACCGCCCGATCGAGTTCCTCTCCGCCGACCACCAGAACAAGGCCGACGTCGCCGCCTCCAAGGCGCGCGAGTGGATCGACAACCAGAACCTGGCCATGCTGGTGGGTGGCACCAGCTCCGGCACCGCGCTGGCCATGGCCGGCGTGACCAAGGAAAAGCACCGCCCGTACATCTCCATCGGCGCCGGCTCCGCCCGGCTGACCAACGAGGACTGCTCGCCCTACACCGTGCACTACGCCTACGACACCGTGGCCCTGGCCAAGGTGGGCGCCGGCGCGCTGGTGAAGGCCGGCGCCAAGAAGTGGTACTTCCTGACCGCCGACTACGCCTTCGGCCAGTCGCTGGAAGCCGACGCGAGCAAGGTGGTCAAGGAGAACGGCGGCACGGTGGTGGGCTCGGTGAAGCACCCGCTGAACGCCTCCGACTTCTCGTCCTTCCTGCTGCAGGCGCAGGGCTCCAAGGCCGACATCCTGGCCCTGGCCAACGCCGGCGGCGACACCATCAACGCGATGAAGGCGGCCAAGGAATTCGGCATCACCAAGTCGATGAAGGTGGCCGGCCTGCTGGTGTTCATCAACGACGTGCACTCCATCGGCGTGGCCAACGCGGAAGGCCTGCAGCTGGCCGACAGCTGGTACTGGAACCAGGACGACGAGTCGCGCAAGTTCGCCAAGCGCTTCTTCGAGAAGTACAAGCGCATGCCGTCCTCGCTGCAGGCGGCCGACTACTCCGCGGTCACGAACTACCTGAAGGCGGTGCAAAAGCTGGGCACCACCGACGCCGACAAGGTGATGGCCGAACTGAAGTCGATGAAGTACAACGACTTCTACCAGAAGAACGGCCAGGTCCGCGCCGACGGCCGGATGATGCACGAGATGTACCTGTTCCAGGTGAAGAGCGCGAAGGACTCCAACACGCCGTGGGACTACTACAAGCTCGTGGCCAAGGTGCCGGCCGAACAGGCCTTCACCACGGTGGCCGAGTCGAAGTGCTCGCTGCTGAAGAAGTAA
- a CDS encoding ABC transporter ATP-binding protein, protein MAGTEMLRIADLHAWYGESHVLHGVNLTVNEGEVVSILGRNGAGRTTTMRAIVGLTGRRTGSIRIRGQEAINLPPHRVAKLGVGYCPEERGIFASLSAEENLLLPPAIADGGMGVAEIYDMFPNLKERAASPGTRLSGGEQQMLAVARILRTGARLLLLDEISEGLAPVIVQKLAETIRTLKAKGFTVVLVEQNFRFAAPLADRFYVMEHGRIVKEFTQSELGANMGMLQEYLGV, encoded by the coding sequence ATGGCCGGCACCGAGATGCTGCGCATAGCCGACCTGCACGCCTGGTACGGCGAATCGCACGTGCTGCACGGCGTGAACCTCACCGTGAACGAGGGCGAGGTGGTGTCGATCCTCGGGCGCAACGGCGCCGGGCGCACGACCACCATGCGCGCCATCGTCGGCCTCACCGGCCGCCGCACCGGCTCCATCCGCATCCGCGGCCAGGAGGCGATCAACCTGCCCCCGCATCGCGTGGCGAAGCTGGGCGTGGGCTACTGCCCGGAAGAGCGCGGCATCTTCGCCAGCCTGTCGGCCGAGGAGAACCTGCTGCTGCCTCCGGCCATCGCCGACGGCGGCATGGGCGTGGCCGAGATCTACGACATGTTTCCCAACCTGAAGGAGCGCGCCGCCAGCCCGGGCACGCGGCTTTCGGGTGGCGAGCAGCAGATGCTGGCAGTGGCGCGCATCCTGCGCACCGGCGCGCGCCTGCTGCTGCTGGACGAGATTTCCGAAGGCCTGGCGCCGGTCATCGTGCAGAAGCTGGCCGAGACCATCCGCACGCTGAAAGCCAAGGGCTTCACGGTGGTGCTGGTGGAGCAGAACTTCCGCTTCGCCGCGCCGCTGGCCGACCGCTTCTACGTGATGGAGCACGGGCGGATCGTCAAGGAGTTCACCCAGTCCGAACTGGGCGCGAACATGGGCATGCTGCAGGAATACCTGGGCGTCTGA
- a CDS encoding ABC transporter ATP-binding protein: protein MSSTETILETQGLTKEFKGFVAVNKVDLKVRRGDIHALIGPNGAGKTTFFNLLTKFLPPTRGTITYRGTDITSERPAQTARRGIVRSFQISAVFPHLTALENVRAALQRGLGTSFHFWKPESSLYPLHERAMELLEAVDLQAFAHEHTVNLPYGRKRALELATTMALEPELMLLDEPTQGMGHEDVHRVTELIKKVSAGRTILMVEHNMNVVSSIADRITVLQRGAVIADGPYAEVSKNPQVIEAYMGSADTELQGAH, encoded by the coding sequence TTGTCGTCCACCGAAACCATCCTGGAAACCCAGGGCCTCACCAAGGAGTTCAAGGGCTTCGTGGCGGTGAACAAGGTGGATTTGAAGGTGCGCCGGGGCGACATCCATGCGCTGATCGGCCCCAATGGCGCCGGCAAGACCACCTTCTTCAACCTGCTGACGAAGTTCCTGCCGCCCACCCGCGGCACCATTACCTACCGCGGGACGGACATCACCAGCGAAAGGCCGGCGCAGACCGCCCGCCGCGGCATCGTCCGCTCCTTCCAGATCTCGGCCGTGTTCCCGCACCTGACCGCGCTGGAGAACGTGCGCGCCGCCCTGCAGCGCGGCCTGGGCACCTCCTTCCACTTCTGGAAGCCGGAAAGCTCGCTCTATCCCCTGCACGAGCGCGCCATGGAACTGCTGGAAGCCGTGGACCTGCAGGCCTTCGCCCACGAGCACACCGTCAACCTGCCCTATGGCCGCAAGCGCGCCCTGGAACTGGCCACCACGATGGCGCTGGAGCCGGAGCTGATGCTGCTGGACGAACCGACCCAGGGCATGGGCCACGAGGACGTCCACCGCGTGACCGAACTGATCAAGAAGGTCTCGGCTGGCCGCACCATCCTGATGGTCGAGCACAACATGAACGTCGTGTCCTCCATCGCCGACCGCATCACGGTGCTGCAGCGCGGCGCCGTCATCGCCGACGGCCCGTATGCCGAGGTCTCGAAGAACCCGCAGGTGATCGAGGCCTACATGGGCAGCGCCGACACCGAACTGCAGGGAGCCCACTGA